One genomic region from Pseudomonadota bacterium encodes:
- a CDS encoding DUF1343 domain-containing protein, which translates to MWCCGAAICVPWPIPARCWPNFVPGCGRVGPGKGSCGKNLNVCFPCGKNWLKEKPLRVKLGLETFLAGAKRYAGRRAAFLTHQAAVDHRGRSTLARVRQALPQLVRAVWSPQHGFYGDRQANMIASEDFADPLSGLPVFSLYGEKREPTPEMFAGIDLILVDLVDVGCRVYTYIWSLYLVLKAAAAAGVEVVVFDRPNPLGGERREGNLQRLDHCSFVGLYPLPMRHGLTLGELALYFKTQAGFDGALTIAGMEGWRRRFYFPRTKLFWVLPSPNMPSPATALVYPGQVLLEGTNLSEGRGTTLPFELCGAPYVDPRRLLAEIDKKAAAGLFLRPTWFTPTFDKWRGRLCGGLQLHVVETQKFTPYYFTLSLLQAVIRLYPEEFSWLKPPYEYEYEKAPIDILTGDPEIRRTLENDGDLEALRASWEPELKHFSDLGDDIILSV; encoded by the coding sequence ATCTGGTGTTGTGGGGCCGCAATCTGCGTCCCCTGGCCGATCCCGGCCCGGTGCTGGCCGAATTTTGTACCCGGCTGCGGCAGAGTGGGCCCCGGAAAAGGGAGCTGCGGGAAAAACTTGAACGTTTGTTTTCCCTGCGGGAAAAATTGGCTGAAGGAAAAGCCTTTGCGAGTTAAACTGGGGCTTGAAACCTTTCTTGCCGGGGCAAAAAGATACGCCGGTCGGCGCGCCGCCTTCCTGACGCATCAGGCGGCGGTTGATCATCGTGGCCGCAGCACTCTGGCTCGAGTCAGACAGGCTTTGCCGCAGCTGGTGCGGGCGGTCTGGAGTCCGCAGCACGGTTTCTATGGCGACCGCCAGGCCAACATGATCGCCTCGGAGGATTTTGCCGATCCCCTGTCAGGGTTGCCGGTGTTCAGCCTGTATGGTGAAAAACGAGAACCCACGCCGGAAATGTTCGCCGGCATAGATCTGATTTTGGTTGATCTGGTTGATGTTGGCTGTCGGGTTTATACTTATATCTGGAGCCTTTATCTGGTGCTTAAGGCCGCGGCCGCGGCCGGGGTCGAGGTCGTGGTTTTTGATCGACCCAATCCGCTGGGCGGGGAGCGGCGCGAAGGCAATCTGCAACGCCTTGACCATTGTTCCTTTGTTGGGCTTTATCCTTTGCCGATGCGGCATGGCCTGACCCTGGGCGAGCTGGCGCTTTATTTTAAAACGCAGGCGGGTTTCGACGGAGCCCTGACGATTGCCGGCATGGAGGGTTGGCGGCGGCGGTTTTATTTTCCCCGGACCAAACTTTTCTGGGTTCTGCCTTCGCCGAACATGCCTTCGCCTGCAACCGCCCTGGTTTATCCCGGCCAGGTTTTGCTGGAGGGCACCAACCTTTCCGAGGGGCGGGGTACGACCCTGCCGTTTGAGTTGTGTGGAGCTCCTTATGTCGATCCCCGCCGGCTTCTGGCCGAAATTGACAAGAAGGCCGCCGCCGGGCTTTTTTTACGTCCGACCTGGTTTACACCGACCTTCGACAAATGGCGCGGGCGGCTCTGCGGCGGCTTGCAGCTGCATGTCGTCGAGACGCAAAAATTTACGCCCTATTATTTTACCTTGAGTTTGTTGCAGGCGGTGATCCGCCTTTATCCCGAGGAATTCAGCTGGCTCAAGCCGCCCTATGAATATGAATACGAAAAAGCGCCGATCGATATCCTGACCGGCGATCCGGAAATCCGTCGCACTCTGGAAAACGACGGCGACCTTGAAGCCCTGCGGGCTTCCTGGGAACCTGAGCTTAAACATTTTTCCGACCTTGGCGATGACATCATTTTAAGTGTCTGA